A genomic segment from Nostoc sp. ATCC 53789 encodes:
- a CDS encoding nuclear transport factor 2 family protein codes for MSLLAQAKQFFTALNAHELDEVVAAIAPSANIHTPIGSFTGGEAYREWMLMHFRAIPDFTHEIRGMAVESDRTLAFELHATGTMTGPLAMPSGDLPPTGRSIDISASDFWRFEDGLIVEYHLYFDRFDFFGQLGLTPPAED; via the coding sequence ATGTCTTTACTCGCACAGGCAAAGCAGTTCTTCACGGCACTCAACGCACACGAGCTAGATGAGGTAGTTGCCGCGATCGCTCCGTCAGCCAACATCCACACGCCCATAGGGTCGTTTACTGGAGGCGAAGCCTACCGAGAGTGGATGTTAATGCACTTCCGTGCGATACCGGACTTCACCCACGAAATTCGTGGTATGGCAGTGGAGTCAGATCGGACGCTTGCCTTCGAGCTGCACGCTACTGGAACCATGACTGGTCCGCTAGCTATGCCCAGTGGCGACTTGCCCCCTACTGGCAGAAGCATCGATATCTCAGCATCTGATTTCTGGCGATTTGAGGACGGGCTAATTGTCGAGTACCACCTCTACTTCGATCGGTTCGACTTCTTCGGGCAGCTCGGACTCACTCCACCAGCTGAAGATTGA